DNA from Cotesia glomerata isolate CgM1 linkage group LG10, MPM_Cglom_v2.3, whole genome shotgun sequence:
tttaccattttactttgtaaatattgacgttgcttgtattagaaatttactaactttattttatacttttttcatatcataagatcattttttaggtacgaaatgataaatatcaaagtctgaattcttaattattatactttaacattttagacattaacatagcgaatattactgtttgaaatagtattttctttcatgtaaagagtaaattgtaacgtttaaatgataaatattataaagtgaatagtaaaatcacaatttgactgtttgaaatggtaatttttagcagttgatcattacttattataaatcaactgttatttattacagtttacttttttccgtgcataaATTTCCTTTTTGGATTGAGGCCAAGAAGGCATcaattacacggaaaaaagtaaactgtaatattcactcggattccggttaatttttatagtttcaaacagtaaagctgACAttggggtggcaaaaatataaatattacagaacttaacatagtaagtataaaagccacaatttataatttaatatccaaaataagtgattagtagctgtcactatagtaaataacgactctttcatcttaaaaaattacagttttaagtgaaaattgccatttcaatatatagtcgatattatgaggagaaggagaactcagatgaaagagaagggggtctcactctgggagaatttaacatttgaaacagtaaaaattatacttttaaaatatacattttatcagttcaagcaagtcaataattacagtttgattattagcgttgcgtttaaaatttaccattttactttgtaaatatttacgttgcttgtattagaaatttactaactttattttatactttttacatatcataagatcattttttaggtacgaaatgataaatatcaaagtctgaattcttaattattatactttaacatttcaGACATtaacatagcgaatattactgtttgaaatagtattttctttcatataaagagtaaattgtaacgtttaaatggtaaatattataaagtgaatagtaaaatgacgattttactgtttgaaatggtaatttttagcagttgataattacttattataaatcaactgttatttattacagtttacttttttccgtgaagatgatgatgataactGAAGACGTAGTTTCCTTCCAAAAAGGGTTGATGGACTGGCTGACGGAAGAAAGTGAATATTTGATGCAGCGTCTGGACCGCTGGACAACTATCGCGCGTGGGTACAATCGTTTGTATCCTCAGAGATTATCCCGGGGGTGTATGACGATGCAGAAGGAGCCGGATGAAGAATCTTGGCGGCATTCTCCAAGCTTTAAGATTCTTacatcttcttcttcttcttcatcaaGACGAATCACGCGGCCAGCCGACGAGGTAAGGAAGATCAATTGTTGTGGGACTTTTAATTACCAATCCAACAGCCGCGTTGATAATTCCTGTCTAGAAGAGTATCGGTATGACCACAGTATCTATTTTAAGACAATTGGGGACATTAAGAGCAGCAAGACTTTCAAAGAAACTCAAATTAATGAAGAACAAGAACAAGTGCAAGAAGAAATTTCtgattttgaagaaaactCAGATCCTTCCAACGCAATGGATAAGCCTGGGAATATTTGTGACTGTCCGAGTCCAACGGACGAAGAAATGTC
Protein-coding regions in this window:
- the LOC123273111 gene encoding uncharacterized protein LOC123273111 isoform X3 — encoded protein: MMMITEDVVSFQKGLMDWLTEESEYLMQRLDRWTTIARGYNRLYPQRLSRGCMTMQKEPDEESWRHSPSFKILTSSSSSSSRRITRPADETIGDIKSSKTFKETQINEEQEQVQEEISDFEENSDPSNAMDKPGNICDCPSPTDEEMSDEITWFDKNSSEAITQEFTRSCSIAQIDDLNDCINNNDSRWNNFNGSSLQNLEMESQVDSVELENKNLDNEANVVPNWRKSSRRMKAVKPKVLEDNNVSWNGVLFSYNVDPALASSHHCVLNVK
- the LOC123273111 gene encoding uncharacterized protein LOC123273111 isoform X1 is translated as MMMITEDVVSFQKGLMDWLTEESEYLMQRLDRWTTIARGYNRLYPQRLSRGCMTMQKEPDEESWRHSPSFKILTSSSSSSSRRITRPADEVRKINCCGTFNYQSNSRVDNSCLEEYRYDHSIYFKTIGDIKSSKTFKETQINEEQEQVQEEISDFEENSDPSNAMDKPGNICDCPSPTDEEMSDEITWFDKNSSEAITQEFTRSCSIAQIDDLNDCINNNDSRWNNFNGSSLQNLEMESQVDSVELENKNLDNEANVVPNWRKSSRRMKAVKPKVLEDNNVSWNGVLFSYNVDPALASSHHCVLNVK
- the LOC123273111 gene encoding uncharacterized protein LOC123273111 isoform X2 → MDWLTEESEYLMQRLDRWTTIARGYNRLYPQRLSRGCMTMQKEPDEESWRHSPSFKILTSSSSSSSRRITRPADEVRKINCCGTFNYQSNSRVDNSCLEEYRYDHSIYFKTIGDIKSSKTFKETQINEEQEQVQEEISDFEENSDPSNAMDKPGNICDCPSPTDEEMSDEITWFDKNSSEAITQEFTRSCSIAQIDDLNDCINNNDSRWNNFNGSSLQNLEMESQVDSVELENKNLDNEANVVPNWRKSSRRMKAVKPKVLEDNNVSWNGVLFSYNVDPALASSHHCVLNVK